In Verrucomicrobiota bacterium, the following are encoded in one genomic region:
- a CDS encoding sulfatase-like hydrolase/transferase — protein MNHTKSLISLPFIIFFSLSFYGCGSSKDSTARKPNILFILVDDLGKEWVSAYGADNIETPNVDQLAATGMQFSNAFVMPQCSPTRLSFLTGQYPYRHGWVNHWDVPRWGGGCHYDWTRNPCISMVMKEAGYKSAIAGKWQITDFRVQPDAMTEIGFDDYCMWTGGEGNNPPSDERYWDPYIHTKDGSRTWEGAYGETVFADFLIDFMKKNRDEPMFLYYPMVLTHTPFVTTPDETDVETDLDKHKAMVRYTDKVLGKLVQALDDLKIRDNTIIVWTTDNGTAGQITGHINGRAIKGAKAQSTEPGLCVPFIVNAPGLVPEGVKTDALVDVTDLLPTFADLGGGKLQEGYTYDGKSFADLILGKSEDSQRSWILGMGGRNEAKLTDDGVENAFVFRDRVIREKRFKLYVSSKKKAEKLVDVLEDPDERNNLINSSDPEAKAALARMSAVISSFPHRDNDPIYSPNPTQPWDVEITAKNEVWKQ, from the coding sequence ATGAATCATACAAAATCGCTCATTTCATTACCATTCATTATATTTTTTTCGTTATCGTTCTATGGATGCGGATCGTCAAAAGATTCAACAGCTAGGAAACCCAACATCCTGTTCATTCTAGTAGACGATCTCGGAAAGGAATGGGTATCCGCCTACGGCGCTGATAACATCGAAACACCCAATGTTGACCAATTGGCAGCAACCGGAATGCAGTTTTCCAACGCCTTCGTGATGCCGCAATGCTCTCCCACCCGGCTCTCTTTTCTCACAGGTCAATACCCCTACCGGCACGGCTGGGTAAATCATTGGGACGTGCCACGCTGGGGAGGCGGTTGCCACTACGATTGGACTCGGAATCCTTGTATTTCGATGGTCATGAAAGAAGCAGGCTACAAAAGCGCGATCGCCGGAAAATGGCAAATTACCGATTTCCGGGTACAGCCAGACGCCATGACCGAAATCGGATTCGACGATTATTGCATGTGGACAGGAGGCGAAGGAAACAATCCACCGAGTGACGAACGCTATTGGGATCCATACATCCATACCAAGGATGGGAGCCGCACCTGGGAAGGCGCGTACGGAGAAACGGTTTTTGCCGACTTCCTCATCGACTTCATGAAGAAGAATAGGGACGAGCCTATGTTCCTCTACTACCCCATGGTGCTCACTCACACACCTTTCGTTACAACTCCAGATGAAACGGATGTTGAGACGGACCTCGACAAACATAAGGCCATGGTTCGTTACACCGACAAAGTATTGGGAAAATTGGTACAAGCTTTGGATGATTTGAAAATCAGAGATAACACCATCATTGTCTGGACCACCGACAATGGTACCGCAGGACAAATCACGGGCCACATAAACGGACGGGCAATTAAAGGCGCAAAAGCACAATCCACTGAACCTGGTCTCTGTGTGCCCTTTATCGTAAATGCACCCGGCCTCGTACCTGAAGGAGTGAAAACAGACGCGCTCGTTGATGTCACCGATCTCCTGCCGACCTTCGCCGACCTGGGCGGAGGTAAACTTCAGGAAGGCTACACCTACGATGGAAAGTCGTTTGCCGATCTCATCCTCGGTAAAAGTGAGGACAGCCAGAGATCGTGGATCCTGGGTATGGGCGGCAGGAATGAAGCCAAACTCACCGACGATGGCGTTGAAAATGCATTCGTATTTCGCGATCGAGTAATACGCGAAAAACGGTTTAAGCTCTATGTCAGCTCTAAGAAGAAAGCGGAGAAGCTGGTTGATGTTTTAGAGGACCCGGATGAAAGAAATAATTTGATCAACAGCTCTGATCCAGAAGCCAAAGCAGCTCTGGCCCGTATGTCGGCGGTCATAAGCTCTTTCCCGCACCGTGACAATGACCCCATTTACTCACCCAATCCTACCCAACCCTGGGATGTAGAAATCACCGCCAAGAACGAAGTCTGGAAGCAATAA
- a CDS encoding arylsulfatase — protein sequence MKKAFFTFLGITVASLFLTACGAKSPESSGLAGSQPNIILVMTDDQGMGDISALGNPVLRTPNIDRFYGISTRFTEFHVSPTCSPTRASILSGRHEFRNGVTHTIKERERMALSSTTIAEVLNKAGYQTGIFGKWHLGDEDEYQPYNRGFSETFIHGAGGIGQSYEGSCADFPPNQEKEGKYFDNAILHNDTIVKTKGFCTDVFFQGALGWIKKQHDSKTPYFAYITPNAPHGPMIAPDEYKQRFLDMGYDENTAGRYGMIENIDHNFGLLMDKLDEWNAWENTLVIFMTDNGQAGRSGKLNGKNVTLWTAGFKTGKGSPYEGGTHVPAFWRWKGVLGEGVDINALTAHIDLYKTFSELAGAKIPTGIQQIDGLSMLPLLEDASAPWEDRHVFVHQGRWNKGEDPNLSKFKNCAVRSQRWRFVNNAELYDIVNDPYEKVDVAVDHPEVIAELRKAYDTWWVETLPFMVNEDAPYSPVHPQVERYNKQLKEKGVPEWKPSPDAL from the coding sequence ATGAAAAAAGCATTCTTCACCTTTCTCGGAATCACCGTTGCTTCCCTCTTTTTAACGGCTTGTGGAGCTAAGTCCCCGGAGTCCTCCGGTCTGGCCGGAAGCCAACCCAATATCATTCTGGTCATGACGGATGACCAGGGCATGGGCGATATTTCCGCACTGGGCAACCCGGTGTTGCGGACGCCGAACATAGACCGCTTTTACGGCATCTCCACCCGCTTCACCGAATTCCATGTGAGCCCCACCTGTTCGCCGACCCGCGCATCCATCCTGAGCGGGCGTCACGAGTTTCGCAACGGGGTCACGCATACCATCAAGGAGCGGGAACGGATGGCGCTATCCAGCACCACCATTGCCGAGGTGTTGAACAAGGCCGGTTACCAAACCGGGATTTTTGGAAAATGGCATCTGGGTGATGAGGACGAATACCAACCCTACAACCGGGGCTTCAGCGAGACGTTTATCCATGGCGCCGGTGGCATCGGCCAATCCTACGAAGGCAGTTGCGCCGATTTTCCGCCCAACCAGGAAAAAGAGGGAAAATACTTCGACAACGCCATTCTGCACAACGACACCATTGTGAAAACCAAAGGCTTTTGCACCGATGTGTTTTTCCAGGGCGCTCTGGGTTGGATCAAAAAACAGCACGATTCAAAAACACCTTATTTCGCCTACATAACCCCCAACGCACCCCATGGTCCGATGATTGCGCCAGATGAATACAAGCAACGGTTTCTCGATATGGGCTACGATGAAAACACGGCCGGCCGTTATGGAATGATTGAAAACATCGATCACAACTTCGGCCTGCTCATGGATAAACTCGATGAATGGAATGCCTGGGAAAATACCTTGGTTATTTTCATGACGGACAATGGGCAAGCGGGACGTTCCGGTAAATTGAATGGGAAAAATGTCACTCTTTGGACCGCCGGATTCAAGACTGGTAAAGGGTCACCGTATGAGGGTGGCACCCATGTTCCTGCGTTCTGGCGATGGAAAGGTGTGCTTGGGGAAGGGGTGGATATCAATGCGCTCACGGCTCATATCGATCTTTACAAAACCTTCTCCGAATTGGCCGGTGCCAAGATTCCAACTGGCATCCAGCAGATCGACGGCCTTTCTATGCTTCCATTATTGGAAGATGCATCTGCTCCTTGGGAAGACAGACATGTGTTTGTTCACCAAGGCCGGTGGAACAAAGGTGAAGATCCTAATCTTAGTAAGTTTAAAAATTGCGCTGTGCGTTCCCAACGCTGGCGTTTCGTCAATAACGCCGAGTTGTATGATATCGTGAACGATCCCTACGAAAAAGTGGATGTGGCAGTCGACCATCCGGAAGTAATAGCCGAGCTGCGTAAAGCCTACGATACCTGGTGGGTGGAAACCCTTCCTTTCATGGTGAACGAAGATGCGCCTTATTCTCCGGTACATCCGCAAGTCGAGCGATACAACAAGCAGCTAAAAGAAAAAGGCGTTCCGGAGTGGAAGCCTTCGCCGGATGCGCTGTGA
- a CDS encoding DUF1588 domain-containing protein codes for MNDALARHYGLEGEFGEDFRFTKLPDQARRSGLLGHASVLTASANGVETSPVVRGVWVLENILGTPPSPPPPDVPAIEPDTRGATTIREQLAKHRDIESCAGCHAKIDPWGFALEHYDPIGGFREHYTIFSGDGRIARREDGKPVDGSAELPSGEFINNEIELKKNLVLRKDLFARNLTTKLLTYATGREMTFKDRMEVNGIVDRISEKGYGLRDLLLEVVASDIFNGR; via the coding sequence GTGAACGATGCTCTGGCCCGGCATTACGGTCTTGAGGGAGAATTCGGTGAGGACTTCCGGTTTACGAAACTCCCCGATCAAGCGCGCCGAAGCGGACTGCTCGGTCATGCCAGTGTCTTGACCGCTTCCGCCAATGGTGTTGAAACGTCGCCGGTCGTCAGGGGGGTCTGGGTGCTTGAAAATATCCTGGGAACACCGCCGTCACCGCCGCCGCCCGATGTTCCGGCCATCGAACCCGATACGCGCGGCGCAACCACCATCCGGGAGCAGTTGGCCAAGCATCGAGACATCGAATCCTGCGCCGGCTGTCACGCCAAAATCGATCCCTGGGGATTTGCCTTGGAGCACTACGATCCGATTGGGGGATTCCGCGAACACTACACCATTTTTTCAGGAGACGGACGAATCGCCAGGCGGGAAGATGGAAAGCCGGTGGACGGCTCTGCCGAACTTCCCTCCGGCGAGTTTATCAATAACGAAATCGAGCTGAAAAAGAATTTGGTGCTGCGCAAGGATTTGTTCGCCCGCAATTTGACGACCAAGCTGCTCACCTATGCCACCGGTCGTGAAATGACTTTCAAGGATCGAATGGAGGTGAATGGAATCGTGGACCGCATTTCTGAAAAGGGCTACGGCCTGCGCGATCTGTTGCTGGAAGTGGTTGCGAGTGATATTTTCAACGGACGATGA
- a CDS encoding DUF1552 domain-containing protein, whose translation MMALPHLDIMGAVNKTAWVPMRMVCVGTNFGFVPQLFFPTGVGRGYTMSELLNPLAHHRENFTIFSQLDHGAEGVGGHGGVHAYLSGVLAKNSKGLKEGNISIDQKAAQFVGANTRYASMQFTSGSTAGNLLSWTNSGVAIPPVQDLRTLYSLLFQKSDH comes from the coding sequence ATGATGGCTTTGCCGCATTTGGATATCATGGGCGCGGTAAATAAGACGGCCTGGGTGCCCATGCGGATGGTGTGTGTGGGAACGAACTTCGGGTTTGTGCCCCAACTGTTTTTCCCGACCGGAGTGGGACGTGGTTACACTATGTCCGAGCTTTTGAATCCTCTGGCCCACCATCGGGAAAACTTCACCATCTTTTCCCAGCTCGACCATGGTGCGGAAGGCGTGGGCGGACATGGGGGAGTTCATGCTTACCTATCGGGTGTCCTGGCAAAAAATTCCAAAGGGCTGAAAGAGGGCAATATTAGCATTGATCAAAAAGCGGCTCAATTTGTGGGAGCAAACACCCGCTATGCGTCGATGCAATTCACCTCCGGAAGTACGGCCGGTAATTTGCTTTCCTGGACCAACTCGGGCGTCGCCATTCCGCCGGTACAGGACCTGAGGACTTTGTATTCGCTCCTCTTTCAAAAGTCCGATCACTGA
- a CDS encoding arylsulfatase, whose protein sequence is MKLFSIAILFSLQASSFSLLAKPNIIFIMADDLGYGDLGCYGQEKIQTPNIDALASEGMRFTQAYAGGPVCTASRSVLMTGLHNGHTPARDNVPHYDNYLEREDITIAEVLQDAGYRTGGVGKWSLGDPGTVGDATQQGFDMWFGYQNQDHAHYYFPEYLDDSDAPSGRANFPGNSKTKRIYSHDVMADRAIQFITESAGQPFFLYAAFTVPHFSNPSEDEDRLSVPSLGVYADKPWSLAAKKYAAMVGRLDYDVGRIVQLINSVGLAENTLIVFTSDQGPLGTGPFEELNSNGPLRGEKRSLYEGGIRVPFIVRWKGMVPEGSVSDQVITFWDMLPTLAEVADYPVYAGVDGFSVLDAFLGKPLSESHNYLYWDYGHTRNRYDQAVRMGNWKGIRLGQGSPIQLYDLSKDLKEEMDIGNQHADLVKEIDRIMNSAAVPNDRYEIGELYQGKAIWKPSWDLN, encoded by the coding sequence ATGAAGCTTTTTTCCATAGCCATTCTTTTCAGTCTTCAGGCATCTTCTTTCAGTCTTCTAGCGAAGCCCAATATCATCTTTATCATGGCCGATGACCTGGGCTATGGAGATCTCGGTTGCTATGGACAGGAGAAAATCCAAACACCCAATATCGATGCACTTGCGAGCGAGGGTATGCGGTTTACTCAAGCTTACGCCGGTGGTCCGGTTTGCACAGCTTCACGGAGTGTGTTGATGACAGGCTTGCATAATGGTCATACGCCAGCTCGGGACAACGTGCCACATTACGATAACTATTTGGAGCGTGAGGATATAACGATTGCCGAGGTCCTCCAGGATGCGGGTTATCGAACTGGTGGAGTAGGTAAATGGAGCTTGGGTGATCCAGGGACCGTTGGTGACGCAACTCAGCAGGGCTTCGATATGTGGTTTGGTTACCAGAACCAGGATCATGCTCATTATTATTTCCCGGAGTACCTGGATGACAGCGATGCGCCCAGTGGTCGTGCCAATTTTCCCGGCAATAGCAAGACAAAGCGAATCTACAGTCATGATGTGATGGCTGACCGGGCCATTCAGTTTATTACTGAGTCGGCAGGACAACCGTTTTTTCTCTATGCTGCCTTCACGGTTCCGCACTTTTCCAATCCCAGTGAAGACGAAGATAGACTGTCTGTTCCTTCTCTTGGCGTTTACGCAGACAAACCTTGGAGCCTCGCTGCCAAAAAGTATGCCGCGATGGTTGGTCGATTGGATTATGATGTTGGGAGGATCGTGCAATTGATCAATAGTGTAGGCCTCGCTGAGAACACCCTTATAGTTTTTACCAGTGACCAGGGACCGCTTGGCACAGGCCCGTTCGAAGAGTTGAACAGCAATGGTCCTTTGCGGGGTGAAAAACGAAGTTTGTATGAGGGCGGAATTCGCGTTCCATTTATTGTCCGTTGGAAGGGCATGGTTCCGGAGGGATCCGTCAGTGACCAAGTCATCACCTTTTGGGATATGCTGCCAACCTTGGCTGAAGTGGCCGACTATCCCGTTTATGCGGGAGTGGATGGTTTTAGTGTGCTCGATGCATTTCTGGGAAAACCATTATCCGAATCTCATAACTACCTGTACTGGGATTACGGACACACTCGAAACCGTTACGATCAAGCAGTCCGAATGGGGAATTGGAAAGGCATACGTCTTGGGCAAGGGAGTCCCATTCAGCTCTATGACCTTAGCAAGGATTTAAAGGAGGAGATGGATATCGGCAACCAGCATGCGGATCTGGTGAAGGAGATAGACCGCATTATGAATTCCGCAGCTGTCCCGAATGATCGCTACGAGATTGGTGAGCTTTATCAAGGCAAGGCGATCTGGAAGCCATCGTGGGACTTGAATTAG
- a CDS encoding sulfatase-like hydrolase/transferase, protein MRYLFLVLASLLSTSFVDLAARPNIIFVMADDLGSWILHVEGYPNTHTPNLDRLIKEGVLLENAFSVSAVCSPSRGAFLSSRYPTENGVTDNVRDNKIPGLKPELITWPQVLQNSGYNTIMVGKWHLGEGRDVDLPTRRGYTEFAGFLRGGRQSKEPKVDFLKAGEYSVKDVTTIDYEDVAGDQYTPDLLGDFAVQFIEKYNARSDPFCLSLHFWAPHANTEFPEGYELPYDDRSWLPLKEVDQAFWKRMRDEDILLPEPDFPNLNKERTFRMLREYHSSVHAVDRNVGRVMALLDELEIAEDTVVIFTSDHGYMMGHHGMWHKGNGRWLTADKQDPNQPRLYGEGESRINLFDNSMRVPGIIRWPAHLTAGRRISQTFNHLDWFPTLAAIAHASLPDGIVLRGSNALPLLEGSPPATWNNDLFGQYLNLRTYRTRDWKLVRHFGNRMGDELYHLVNDPEEKFNLVDSEDALVQRALVHLESKLIFAMETIQDPYLKNTH, encoded by the coding sequence ATGAGGTACTTGTTTCTGGTCCTAGCTTCGCTCCTGAGTACATCTTTTGTGGATTTGGCTGCACGTCCAAATATAATTTTCGTTATGGCGGATGATTTGGGCAGTTGGATACTGCATGTCGAGGGTTATCCCAATACTCACACACCAAACCTGGATCGACTCATTAAGGAGGGGGTATTACTCGAAAACGCCTTTTCAGTCAGCGCTGTCTGCAGCCCTTCGCGAGGAGCATTTCTATCCAGTCGTTATCCAACGGAAAACGGAGTTACCGATAATGTTCGCGATAATAAAATTCCTGGCCTGAAACCCGAATTAATAACCTGGCCTCAGGTGTTACAGAATTCAGGATACAACACCATAATGGTTGGTAAGTGGCATTTAGGTGAAGGACGAGATGTTGATTTGCCTACCCGCCGAGGATACACAGAGTTTGCTGGCTTTCTGCGTGGCGGTCGTCAATCAAAAGAGCCGAAAGTGGATTTTTTGAAAGCTGGGGAGTATTCTGTTAAGGATGTAACGACAATTGACTATGAGGACGTCGCAGGCGACCAATACACACCCGATCTGCTTGGTGATTTTGCGGTGCAATTTATTGAGAAATACAACGCCAGATCAGATCCCTTTTGTCTATCCCTGCATTTCTGGGCTCCGCATGCGAATACCGAATTTCCGGAGGGATATGAGTTGCCTTATGACGACCGGTCCTGGTTGCCCTTAAAGGAAGTTGACCAGGCGTTTTGGAAGCGGATGCGCGATGAAGACATCTTACTGCCTGAACCTGACTTTCCCAACCTGAATAAGGAAAGAACCTTTCGTATGTTACGCGAATATCACTCGAGCGTCCATGCGGTGGATCGAAACGTGGGCCGAGTGATGGCGCTCCTGGATGAACTAGAGATCGCTGAGGACACAGTAGTGATATTCACGTCCGACCACGGTTATATGATGGGACATCACGGCATGTGGCACAAAGGCAATGGACGTTGGTTGACCGCAGACAAACAGGACCCTAATCAACCGCGACTCTACGGCGAAGGAGAAAGCCGGATTAATTTATTTGATAATTCGATGCGGGTGCCTGGGATCATTCGTTGGCCTGCCCATTTAACAGCAGGCCGTCGAATAAGCCAGACCTTTAACCATCTCGATTGGTTTCCTACGCTAGCTGCTATAGCTCATGCGTCTTTGCCGGACGGCATTGTTTTACGCGGGAGCAATGCGCTTCCTCTCCTAGAAGGTTCTCCTCCAGCGACGTGGAATAATGATCTCTTTGGTCAATATCTGAATCTGCGGACCTATCGGACTCGCGATTGGAAGTTGGTCCGTCATTTTGGCAATCGGATGGGTGATGAACTGTATCATCTGGTAAACGATCCTGAAGAGAAGTTCAATCTTGTGGATTCAGAGGACGCTCTAGTTCAACGAGCTCTTGTTCATTTGGAATCTAAGTTGATTTTCGCCATGGAAACTATTCAGGATCCATACCTTAAAAACACGCATTGA
- a CDS encoding sulfatase, producing MRLKRTSLFLGRARSPSEPFSFLRFWQNRPTFFLSLILILPSSTFILQAASPNIVFIMADDLGYGDLGCYGSTKNNTPNIDALAAGGLRFTDYHSSGPMCTPTRAATMTGLYQQRFGSKFDGALSGKDDRHTGLPLEAITIAEVLKKQGYATACFGKWHLGYLPPYFPTNQGFDEFRGLGSGDGDFFTHVDRSGNEDWWEGLNLKPEEGYTTDLLTKHSVDFIKRHRDEPFFLYLPHLAIHFPWQGPDDLPHRQAGTEYHDDKWGVIPDRSNVHPHVKAMIDSLDQSVGSILETLRSEGLLENTLVVFTSDNGGYINYSGGFENISSNGVLRGQKSQVYEGGHRVPTIVSWPGKILSGQTEELAHSTDWFPTFVKLAGISTDRYQLDGLDLSPLLLERKPLPKRNLFWRIRENWAVRSGSWKLVHVNGNTELYNLNEDLSETKDLAASMPVRVRELQKSWVSWETNVNKSSEAYR from the coding sequence ATGAGATTGAAGCGCACATCTTTATTTTTAGGTAGGGCTCGATCGCCGAGCGAGCCGTTTAGTTTTCTGCGGTTTTGGCAAAACCGCCCTACCTTTTTTCTTTCATTAATCCTCATCCTTCCTTCATCCACTTTCATCCTTCAAGCCGCTTCGCCCAACATCGTCTTCATTATGGCAGATGACTTAGGCTACGGAGACTTGGGTTGTTACGGCAGCACCAAAAACAACACACCAAACATCGATGCACTTGCGGCAGGCGGATTGCGGTTCACGGATTATCATTCATCGGGACCCATGTGTACTCCGACGCGTGCGGCGACAATGACGGGGCTTTATCAACAGCGATTTGGCTCCAAATTTGATGGGGCGTTGTCCGGTAAGGATGATCGCCATACAGGATTACCACTCGAAGCTATAACCATCGCCGAAGTATTAAAAAAACAGGGTTATGCCACCGCTTGCTTTGGCAAATGGCATCTCGGATATCTGCCTCCGTATTTTCCAACCAACCAGGGTTTCGACGAATTCCGTGGATTGGGATCCGGAGACGGCGACTTTTTTACGCATGTGGACCGAAGTGGCAATGAGGATTGGTGGGAGGGTTTGAATCTGAAACCAGAGGAAGGTTACACCACCGATTTGCTGACAAAGCACAGCGTAGATTTTATCAAGCGACACCGCGATGAACCTTTTTTTCTATATTTGCCTCATCTGGCCATCCATTTTCCCTGGCAGGGTCCTGATGATCTGCCTCATCGTCAGGCGGGCACGGAATACCACGATGACAAATGGGGTGTCATCCCGGATCGGTCGAATGTTCATCCCCATGTGAAGGCCATGATTGATTCGTTGGATCAAAGCGTGGGCAGCATTTTGGAGACACTTAGAAGTGAGGGGCTTCTCGAAAACACCCTGGTAGTATTCACCTCTGACAATGGAGGTTATATTAACTACAGTGGCGGGTTTGAAAATATTTCCAGCAATGGGGTGTTAAGGGGACAGAAATCCCAGGTCTATGAAGGTGGTCACCGAGTGCCGACCATAGTTTCCTGGCCCGGAAAAATTCTATCTGGCCAAACGGAAGAACTCGCTCATTCCACCGACTGGTTTCCCACTTTTGTTAAACTGGCAGGAATCTCTACAGATAGATATCAGCTCGATGGTTTGGACTTATCTCCATTGCTCTTGGAAAGGAAACCTTTACCGAAACGAAATCTGTTTTGGCGAATCCGTGAAAACTGGGCGGTTCGAAGCGGGTCCTGGAAACTGGTACACGTGAATGGAAACACCGAATTATACAATCTGAATGAAGATTTAAGTGAAACCAAAGACCTGGCCGCCAGCATGCCGGTTCGTGTTCGAGAACTGCAAAAGTCCTGGGTCAGTTGGGAGACGAATGTGAATAAAAGCTCTGAGGCATATCGTTAG
- a CDS encoding sulfatase gives MKSLLWVLCVGWSAAPCKGIPNQRNVLFIAVDDLRVELGCYGSKHVISPNIDKLAGQGTLFERAYCQQTVCNPSRASLLTGLRPDTLRVWDLFTHFRQNHPDVVTLPQLFKQNGYHSQGVGKVFHNWRQDDWKGDAVSWSVPEFMHYNTHNHDTPQIEGEAPADMASGFDGIECRDVPDDAYYDGRIADKAVETLRVLHKSKKSFFLAVGFWKPHIPFNAPKKYWDLYDRDSIPIPEHLDPPANLPEIALTSARYDGRNNPEQLREMHHGHLATITYMDAQIGKVLDELDALGIRDNTIIVFWSDHGVHLGEHGLTRKTTAFELDAGVPLIIATPDHKGGQRTKALVELLDLYPTLTDLCGLKPPDNLEGKSLVHILEDPTHFHKSVALTQTPRPNYPKGKMPESMGYTIRTDRFRYTEWRDFNSGEIQARELYDHAIDPLETVNVVGQKAYKEFLPKLEAQLEELVK, from the coding sequence ATGAAATCACTTCTGTGGGTTTTGTGTGTGGGTTGGAGTGCCGCTCCGTGTAAGGGAATTCCAAACCAACGCAATGTCTTGTTTATCGCGGTGGATGATCTGCGGGTTGAGTTGGGCTGTTATGGCAGCAAACATGTCATCTCACCCAACATCGACAAACTGGCGGGGCAGGGGACTCTGTTTGAGCGGGCCTATTGCCAACAGACCGTGTGCAATCCGTCCAGGGCGTCCTTGTTAACCGGATTGCGTCCGGACACCTTGCGTGTATGGGATCTGTTCACGCACTTCCGGCAGAACCATCCCGATGTGGTGACCCTGCCTCAGTTGTTTAAACAAAACGGTTACCACTCGCAGGGAGTTGGGAAGGTGTTTCACAATTGGCGTCAGGACGATTGGAAAGGCGATGCGGTATCCTGGAGTGTGCCCGAGTTCATGCATTACAATACGCATAACCATGACACGCCCCAGATTGAGGGTGAAGCTCCCGCGGACATGGCTTCCGGTTTCGACGGCATCGAATGCCGGGATGTGCCTGATGACGCGTATTACGATGGTCGTATAGCCGATAAGGCTGTGGAGACCCTTCGTGTTCTGCATAAGTCCAAGAAGTCTTTTTTCCTGGCGGTGGGATTTTGGAAACCCCACATACCGTTTAACGCGCCCAAGAAATACTGGGACCTGTATGACAGGGACTCCATCCCCATTCCCGAACACCTCGACCCGCCGGCGAATCTGCCGGAGATTGCCCTGACCAGCGCCCGTTATGATGGTCGAAACAATCCCGAACAACTGCGGGAGATGCACCATGGTCATCTTGCCACCATCACTTATATGGATGCGCAGATTGGCAAAGTCCTCGACGAATTGGACGCGCTGGGAATACGGGACAACACCATCATTGTTTTCTGGTCGGATCATGGTGTGCATTTGGGCGAGCACGGCCTGACTCGAAAAACCACTGCCTTTGAACTCGATGCGGGAGTTCCGCTGATCATAGCCACTCCCGATCACAAAGGCGGCCAGAGAACCAAAGCACTCGTCGAGCTTCTTGATCTTTATCCAACGTTGACCGACCTGTGTGGATTGAAGCCTCCTGATAATTTGGAAGGAAAATCTCTGGTTCACATTCTCGAAGATCCAACCCACTTTCATAAATCTGTGGCTCTCACTCAAACACCGCGACCCAATTACCCGAAAGGCAAAATGCCTGAGTCCATGGGCTACACCATTCGGACGGATCGATTCCGCTACACCGAGTGGCGGGATTTTAACAGTGGCGAGATTCAGGCCCGGGAGTTGTATGATCATGCGATTGATCCGCTTGAAACGGTGAACGTGGTTGGGCAGAAAGCATACAAAGAATTTTTGCCAAAGTTGGAGGCGCAATTGGAGGAGCTAGTAAAGTGA